The DNA segment AAcggaacgcgagtgcctggcgtTGGTTTGGGCAGTGGCCAAATTCCGCCCTTACTTATTTGGCCGCCCATTTTTTGTTATAACTGATCACCATGCTCTCAgctggctctcatcgctgaaAGACCCGACTGGCCGACTGGGTCGGTGGGCGCAGCGGCTAAAAGAATACACTTTTACTGTTCTGTACAAATCTGGCCGTTTACACAAGGACGCCGACTGTCTCTCCCGTCAGCCGGTCGGCAGTCTAGACCTAGCCGGCGTCCTAGACCTAGCTGTCGACAGTCTTGACCTAGCGTCCTAGCCATTTCAGACTTGCATGACATTCGCAATGAACAATGCCGTAATGACTCTCTACGGCTCCTCATCGAACGGGTAGCTTCTGCGCATCCTGAACTCGCTATGAACGCATTCGTCTTCCGCGACGGCGTTCTCTACCGCCACAATTTTCGCCCTGAAGGGCCGGAACCTTTGCTTGTTCTACCTCGACATGTTTAGGCAGAAGTTCTTGCGTAGCTACATGACGCGCCCACCGCGGGCCACCTCGGTGTCTCCCGTACCTACGACCGCGTACGGCGCCGCTTTTACTGGCCGGGCCtatatcgctctgtgcgccgctaCGTTGCTGCCTGTGCACTCTGTCAGCACCACAAACGACCTGCTGTATTACCCGCTGGACGCCTACACCCCATTGATGTCCCTTCCGAaccattcttccgcgtcggcatTGATCTCCTAGAACCTTTTCCTATGTCTAAaaccggcaacaagtgggttgcTGTCGCCACTGACTACACGAGGCGTTACACCATCACGCGAGCATTGACGACAAGCTGCGCTACGGATGTTGCGGAATTCCTTCTGTATGACGTCATACTACACCGCGGCGCCCCGAGGCAGCTGCTCACTGAACGCGGCCGCACATTTTTGTACAGCGTTGTCGAAGATCGtcttcgttcctgttctgccgTGCACAAactaaccaccgcatatcaccgCCAGACaaatggattaactgagcggcTCAACCGGACGTTGAtggagatgctatccatgtacgttTCTCCGGACCTCAGGGACTGGGACGACTCGTTACCCTACATAatatttgcctataattcgtcccgcCACGAGACCGCCGGCTtttcaccgttttatctgctgTTCGGCCGCCACCCAACTTTACCCTTCGACACACATCTTCCACCCGCGACCAACATTCCAACTGAGTATGCCCGCAACATCTTCGCACGGGCTCACACAGCTCGCAAGATTGTCCGCTCACGGCTCACCGCCTCACAGGTTGCACAGAAGACGAGGTACAACAGCCGCCACCGGGACCTTCATTTCTCCCCAGGGTCCCTAGTTCTTCTTTGGAAACCAAGCCGCCGCATCGAATTGTCCGAGAAACTTCTCCCGCGCTACACCGGGCCTTACAAGAGCCTACGCCAGCTCGGCGACGTCAACTGCGAAGTCTCCCCGCTCGGCTATCGTTCATCGTCTGCCCCTGTTTCCACTGATGTCGTACACGTCTCTAGGCGGAAACCCTATTTCCCCGGGTCTTCGCCCCCATAAACACTACAACTGAGCCGGCGGCTTTCCGACGGGGGCGTGATGTCACGGAGCAGTGTCATCTTGTGTCCATGACAACGAAGACGATTGAGCTAGGAGAGCGGACGGCTGGTTCGAGCAGCCATCTTGTGTATCCAGCGTTGCTGAAATTGTTCACGATCTGTTCATCGTTACACTACACCGAGAAAAAACATCAGACGACAAGAACTGAGAACTTCAAAAGCAAGCACTCATACGGAACAAATCGCTTAGCAACTGATATTTCAATGCCATATTTACAACGAACGCGACAACGCCACCACGAGAACCGCCACCCCATCGGTAAAGATGACAGGCGTCACGATCTAACTTTTGATAATGGTGAAATGCAGCCAAGACTCCGTTATCACGAGCATTTATGGCTCACGTGTGAGCAAAACGCTTACAGTTTGCCGATTTTGTTAACTATGATTCGTGCCTATAAGATAAGTAAACGAAGTTGGTGTTCCCCTAAGCACGAGCTGCGTTGATCAGTGCTGTAGCCTTGTTACACTTCCCTACGCCCGTTAGTAAATCATTCCAGTAGTACAGCGTAGTGTCAATACGAAGTTCGTCGTGAACAAGAGTTGCCTTTCTACCGCTCTCTTTATATTGTTTTGCCGTTGCCCAACGAAGCCTTCCTTTACGTAGCGTGCCAACACGGTAATCATTTTCCAGATAAATGTTGGTTTCCTTCAGTTTCACTCCCTGACGTAGCATTTCTTGTTATTGAGCCTGTTTTTCAGTGGTTTATTTATGACGTGACTAAAAGGCTCTCTTCCGTACAGGAACCAAGCACCTGCCCGGAGGTGCCAAACAGCGCAGCGAACAGCGCCAACAGAGGAGCCGTGACGAAGTCGAGAGCACTCTGCAGCAGAGAGGCTCCCGCCACGGTTGAACGAAAAGTACTTTCTTGACTGACTATACGTGCTTTAAAATGAAAACACTGGTGGCCGAACAAATAATTGTTTGTTTGTGTCACTAAACTCAAACATCAGTATGGAGGTCATTTAGAAGGCCAGTGTAGCAAGCGTACATGCACTCCCATGTTTGAGAACAGCACGTTCATCGGGAAAGAAAAAACTAAGAGGGTGAGCGAAATAATGGAGCCCTTCTAAATTAGAAAGGTCGGACATAGCTGTGTAAGTCTCTTGCACTCTGTCAGGAACATAAATATAGTTGTTGCATTATTGGCTATGGTTTTGTCATTTATATGTTTCTGTGCACCCATGTGTATTCACGGCATTAAATATAAAAGGCGGCGTCCTACAAACAAAACGAATTACTGATCAGGCTTGATCTATGGTACTTGTTCCACTCGCAATATTAGAGCTTAGCCGTAACGTTTAGGAACATACAGGAACAAAAATGATTTACTATATCGTCGGAAAACGATATCGCAGCTTTGATTCGCAGCCATGTCAGCCGCAGTCCGGTAGTTTTCGCAATGCAAAAACgtttgtgtgcttagatttaggcgcagcTTGAAAAACACAAAATGGTTAAGACAATTTGGAGTGCATTCTGAATTAGGGTGTTTCTCAATGCCTAGATCCTATGCACTTTCGGGAAGTGAAAACGCATCACTTCtatttgatttcattatatgcctCTGGACGAGTTTTACAGGCACAGCGATTGGTTCTTCGTGAACCGAAGGTGTGAAAATGTGACAAACCCGTTTTCAGTGAAGGTGGTCATAATCCGCATGAGGGCCTCACTCATGCGACCGTCTTCGGAAGCTGGCTCCGCTGCGTACACGTTACCGAATACGAACGGTATGTCGGAGCCATGGGGTTGCCCCATCCAGAGAGGCAGCGCCACTGTCGCCGACTTGTGAGCGAAGACGTAGGCGAACACTTTTCCTCCCCGTTCGCTGTGCGTGTCTGCGAAGAACCGCAGGGGACAGTTGAACACCCTGTCCGACGTGAAGTCCACGTACTGCCTCCTGAGAGCGTTGTTGTCACCTTGCGGTACTTGGTCAAGGTACATTCGTCGCATGTCAGGTGTGTCCTGTTTCCACAAACGTGACAAATAGGCTTCAAGAGAATCACCGACTTCTTTTGAAGACACTGAAACAATGTCTTCGGCGAGGAGGTCATGCACAGGTGGATGCAGGAGAAAGCAAGCCCCCTCGTCGGAGGTGACTCCGGCCATGACATCGACAGGTGCGAAAAAACCTCGCTTCATTGCCTCTATTGGATTCCTTGGAAGGAAGACGTCGTGATAGGTTGGATAGAAAGGCAATAATTTGGGGACCACGCTCTCTGCAGAAGCGGTAACGAGCTCCTCTGCGGACTTGTTGCGAAGGCAACTTATGACGTCCTCCGGATTTGAAGAGAGGTTTATTGTGCCCCCCTCCGAGCAGCCGACGATGCCAGCCACTTTGTCACCCTTGACCATGCTCTCATGCACCGTGTCCCACACGTCGATACTGTACATAGTGCCACTCATCAAGAGTGCTCTCTTGAAGAGACCCTCGCTCATCGGCGACATGATGTGTGCGTGCGCACTCATAGATCCCGCGCTCTCGCCGAATAATGTGACTTGTTGCGGGTCGCCTCCGAAGAATTCGATGTTACGCTGGATCCACTTTAGCGCCATGACCTGGTCTAGAAGACCCACGTTCCCTGGCGCATCTGGAGAGTTCCCGTTGAGGAAGCCGAGGATGCTTAGGCGGTAATTCATGGAGACGACAACGACGTCGGCGAACGCAGCCAACACGGCTCCGCTGTAGTTCGCCTGATTGGCGCTGCCGAGAGTGAAGCCCCCTCCGTGGATCCACACCAAGACCGGTCGACTCGAACCCGGGTTCCTGGCGAGCTCGGGGACCCACACGTTGAGGTGAAGGCAATCCTCCGTGACGTTGAGGCCTTCCATGCCGATGCCGGGAAAGTGGACCTGTACATCAAAAATGTAGGCACCCCAGGTACGCGTCAACTATATATCGTGTAATGGTTGGAGTGAGTTTCCAAATTTATCTGACACTCACGCTTCATCAAACTTGAGGGCACCAATACGAATTTCGTTATACGCATAACTGTGAATGTCTTCCGCGAAAACATTGCTCGGATGTCATTTGCACTTTGGGCATTGGCAGATTACAAGCAGTTTACAGGTATGAAGCAAGGAGTAAGATCATGATCACAAACAGCCGACTTAAGCTCACTTTAAGATGAAGGCTTCTCCCAgagatctccaatgacccctgttTAGCCCCAGTGGACACTACGTTGTGCCTGGAAATTTCCCAATTTTGTCACAACACCTAATTACCAGACGTACATCATTGTGCTTGCCTTCTCTAGGGACCTTTTCTATAATCCTAATACGCCAccagttatctgccctacgcattgcatATGGTTTGCCCAGTTCCATTTCGTAgtgtcaagtagaatatcggctttGAACGTTTGCTCTCTAacccacaccgctgtcttcctgtctcttaatgctAGGCCGAACATTTTTGGTTTCATCGCTGGGTGCGCGGTCGTTGACTACTTCGCGAGCTTCTTTGCAAGCCCCAAAGTTCCTTTCGCATTCCGTagtgccggtagaatgcaatgattgcagtGTGGCAGTCATGATTTcctaatgcctgccgtatgcgctctgACTCATTAGTATTCTTCGCTAAATATCTATCTCGTTGTCCAGGGCACCTCTGCGTAATCAGCCTGGTAAATTTACTCTTGCAACTATTCTAGAGGCTGAGTAACAATCACACATTCTCGTGCTCTTCTCGGCTAAGGTTTTCAATAACTTATTTCAAGTCATTTTCACATTGCTGAaaagaacacagtcatctgcaaatcaAGGGTTGACGAGTTGTTCTCCTTCGATCGTCACTCTTAATTATTTCTAGTGTAACCGCATTAAAGCttcgcatttctccgcaaagtttgggaattattatttcgaaactggtgtgatcctgagCATTCGTTCCCActtgatccgccttgcgaactccacggctctaatttgtaaattgcaatatcagccataaggtaattcgttaaaagctgaattagtgattttttaCGACACATggtgaagaaaataaaaaattcgATTTTTAGTTTTTTCTATTTTTAAGATATTTTCTTAACAGATATTTCCTTAAAAATATTCTGTGACCTCACATGTTTTTCTGCGTTTTGATTGTGCCGCAAGGGTCAGGTTTTCAAACCCAAGTGACGCGCGCCCCCGCCCCCTTTCTTTAGATCGTTCTTTAGAACAGGGCTCACCTGACACGTGCACAAAGACTGCTAGCCTGCACTGGTCCTCCATGCCATAAAGCCAGTTTTCCAACAAGTAGCTCACCCAGACCTTTAGATAAATGCTTACACGCCAAACCTAGAATGCAATAATCATGTCTTGCGGATGCGTGCGCAGAAAAATTTGGTCCTCAGAATTGAGATTGCTGAAAACTGCCACCTTTGAAGCTGTGCTCACGTTCAACGAAGGCTGCATGGCCCTAGTTAACGTCCTGAAGGCATTTGGCATGTTGCTAGGGCGTATGACTGATGTGGTCGAGTGAGA comes from the Dermacentor silvarum isolate Dsil-2018 chromosome 9, BIME_Dsil_1.4, whole genome shotgun sequence genome and includes:
- the LOC119465182 gene encoding acetylcholinesterase isoform X1: MAFKAGMLELLVLTALLSAMAEDMHVERQTTEGRVRGKIVRSLGKIVEEYRDIPFAEPPVGKLRFRPPQPKAPWEGMLDATAGTTACPQVHFPGIGMEGLNVTEDCLHLNVWVPELARNPGSSRPVLVWIHGGGFTLGSANQANYSGAVLAAFADVVVVSMNYRLSILGFLNGNSPDAPGNVGLLDQVMALKWIQRNIEFFGGDPQQVTLFGESAGSMSAHAHIMSPMSEGLFKRALLMSGTMYSIDVWDTVHESMVKGDKVAGIVGCSEGGTINLSSNPEDVISCLRNKSAEELVTASAESVVPKLLPFYPTYHDVFLPRNPIEAMKRGFFAPVDVMAGVTSDEGACFLLHPPVHDLLAEDIVSVSSKEVGDSLEAYLSRLWKQDTPDMRRMYLDQVPQGDNNALRRQYVDFTSDRVFNCPLRFFADTHSERGGKVFAYVFAHKSATVALPLWMGQPHGSDIPFVFGNVYAAEPASEDGRMSEALMRIMTTFTENGVPELPNNQQWPPYTKSSPTMVMMGHGTFNETQEFRGSHCERWRQLF